One segment of Struthio camelus isolate bStrCam1 chromosome 25, bStrCam1.hap1, whole genome shotgun sequence DNA contains the following:
- the LOC138062213 gene encoding gastrin/cholecystokinin-like peptide — protein sequence MKRRVSIGLVLAAAAACLARPAAEAPRWPRAAPLHHDRDRPAPPPEQQHLVSLLLPQLLAELSSQPGYLHGDAGAEALHDHYYYYPDWMDFGRRSAEDSASGS from the exons ATGAAGAGGAGGGTGAGCATCGGCCTcgtgctggccgccgccgccgcctgcctggcccggcccgcggccgagGCGCCCCGCTGGCCCCGGGCTGCGCCGCTGCACCACGACCGCgaccgccccgcgccgccgcccgagcAGCAGCACCTCGTCTCGCTGCTGCTGCCGCAGCTCCTGGCAG AGCTGAGCAGCCAGCCAGGCTACCTGCACGGCGACGCGGGCGCCGAGGCCCTGCACGACCACTACTACTACTACCCCGACTGGATGGACTTTGGCCGCCGCAGCGCCGAAGACTCGGCCAGCGGCTCCTAG